TGTGTCCTTGTTTTCTACAAGCTTTCCAATTACTTCAATCTCCCTTGGGAGACTTGTTTGCTTAAGCAGGGTTATCAGCGTTCTAATATTCACAAGCTGAAGAGGCTTTTTCAGTTTGTCATAATTCACAGGCTTGATTATTGTGCTGTTATCAAGGTAAATCGTGTAGAACCAGTGCATGTAGTTCTGAATGAGCTTCGCCGACTTCGCCCAGAAGGAATAGAACTTCTCTTTTCTTCTGTCCCTTGGAAGGGCTCCAAAGAAAAGCGCATAGTCAATATCCCCGATAATCCAGCTTGCCATAAGCCACGGTGCGCCCCCGCTTCTTGCAAGAATTATGTTATCCTTTTCGAGCCACTCTGGAATCTCTTCAAAATTGCTGATTATAACAAAAACCACATCTTTCCTCTTTTTGATCTCCTCCTTAAGTAGCAGGAGAAACTCAAAAGGAGTGTTTATTAAAACCTCATATTTTGCAGTTCTTATTATATATTCAGCCCTCTCGAGGGTGTTATCAAAACCGTGGATCGTCCATATTTCAGGCAAATCTTCTCCATGAACAGATCTATACAGCTCCAAAAATGCCTTCTTAAGCTCTTCAATGTCCGCTATCAGATCTTCTTTAATTTTTTCAAGAACAACCTCGGGATTCACGGGCTTGTATAGTCTCGGTGTGCCGTGCATTATATCAACGAATCCCTTTCTGTGAAGAGAGCTCAATACATCATAAACTCTCGTGTGTGGGATGCCGCTCTCCTTTGTTATATCCGTTGCTTTGCTCGGGCCAAGCTTAAGAAGGGTTATATACGCCAAACTTTCATATTTTGTCAACCCGAGTTTCTGAAGCTTTTCGATGATCTCTTCCTCCTTCATCTCCATACCCCCTCAAATTTTTAAACATATCATAACTAATCTTCACTGGATAAAGTTTAATCATTATTGGTGATATACTCCTACTTAAGGTGTTTTGCATGTATAAGATTTTCGGCTTTAAAGAAGATGAGTACCTCGGCAAGGTTGCAGAAGTGGAGTTTAGCATACCCAAAAGCGGAAGTTATGCCTATCTCCTCGGAAATTTTAATGCCTTCAATGAGGGAAGCTTCCGCATGAAAGAAAAAAGAGGCAGATGGAGTGTAACAATCGAACTTCCAGAGGGGATTTGGTATTACGCCTTTTCCATTGACGGTGTTTTCACATTAGATCCAGAAAACGAGGAAAGACATACATACAGGAGACATTCGTATAAATTTGAACGGACTGTTAATACTGCCACGATATTTTCAGGAGAAAAATTTTATCACAGCACATCCTTAATCTACGTCTATTCGTCTGAAGGTGCAACACATATCCGTCTTAGAGCTATAAAAGGTGCAGCCAAAAAGGTGTTTCTGATTTCTGATCAAAAATATGAGATGGAAAAGAAGGCGCAAGATGACCTCTTTGAATACTTTGAAGCAGTCTTGCCCGGAAAAGACGAACTTGAGTATTATTTCCAAATTCATACGGCAGATGGTATTATTGATTATGGAGACTTTAAGGTGGATTTCAATGAGCAAAAGGGAAGGTTTAAGCCCCCTGTCTGGGTTTTTGATAGGGTCGTCTATCAGATAATGCCAGATCGCTTTGCCAAGGGCAATCCAGAAAACGATCCACACGATTGTATTGAGTTTGGTATCGGTCATTACGGCGGCGATCTTGAGGGAATCATAAAGAAACTTAACCACATTGAAGAACTCGGCGTTAATGCCCTTTACCTAACACCAATATTTGAGTCCATGACATATCACGGCTACGATATCACCGATTATTTCCACGTTGCTGAGAAGTTTGGGGGGGACGAGACATTCAAACAACTGGTTGACGAGCTGAAAAAGAGAGACATCAAACTAATCCTTGATGGGGTTTTTCACCATACAAGCTTTTTCCATCCATACTTCCAAGACATCCTTGAAAAAGGAAAAGAAAGCAAGTACAGAAACTTCTATCGTATCCTTAACTTCCCTGTGGTTTCTGAAGACTTCTTGAAAGCTATCCACTCCAATGAACCTTGGCTTAAAAAGCATCGGGAACTTAAAAAATCCAAATGGAACTATGAAAGTTTCTTTTCAGTCTGGTTAATGCCTCGCTTAAATCATGAAAATCCAGAGGTCAGAATGTTTATACGCACTGTGATAAAATACTGGCTTGAGAAGGGAGCAGATGGGTGGAGGTTAGATGTCGCTCACGGTGTTCCACCAGAAGTATGGCGAGAGATTAGGAAAGACATTCAAGAAGGTGCATACCTTATAGGAGAAGTCATGGACGATGGTCGTTTATGGCTCTTTGACAAGTTCCACGGAACAATGAACTACCCTTTGTATGAGGCACTTTTGAGATTCTTTGTTTACGATGAAATTACTGCCGAAGAATTCCTCAACTGGCTTGAGCTTTTGAGTGTTTATTACGGACCGGCAGAATACACCATGTACAATTTTCTTGACAACCATGATGTGGAGCGCTTTTTAGGACTCGTTAGAGATAAAAGGAAATATCTCTGTGCCCTAACATTTCTGATGACATACAAGGGAATTCCAGCTATATACTACGGCGACGAGGTTGGCTTAGAGAACATGAACGTTCCCTCTATGGAAGTATCAAGGACACCCATGAAGTGGGACGCAAATAAGTGGGATAAAGAGCTCCTCAAAGCTACAAAGGAGCTGATAAGCCTAAGAAAGACAAGCAAAGCTTTGCAGAAAGGTATTTTT
Above is a genomic segment from Thermococcus sp. SY098 containing:
- a CDS encoding alpha amylase N-terminal ig-like domain-containing protein, which codes for MYKIFGFKEDEYLGKVAEVEFSIPKSGSYAYLLGNFNAFNEGSFRMKEKRGRWSVTIELPEGIWYYAFSIDGVFTLDPENEERHTYRRHSYKFERTVNTATIFSGEKFYHSTSLIYVYSSEGATHIRLRAIKGAAKKVFLISDQKYEMEKKAQDDLFEYFEAVLPGKDELEYYFQIHTADGIIDYGDFKVDFNEQKGRFKPPVWVFDRVVYQIMPDRFAKGNPENDPHDCIEFGIGHYGGDLEGIIKKLNHIEELGVNALYLTPIFESMTYHGYDITDYFHVAEKFGGDETFKQLVDELKKRDIKLILDGVFHHTSFFHPYFQDILEKGKESKYRNFYRILNFPVVSEDFLKAIHSNEPWLKKHRELKKSKWNYESFFSVWLMPRLNHENPEVRMFIRTVIKYWLEKGADGWRLDVAHGVPPEVWREIRKDIQEGAYLIGEVMDDGRLWLFDKFHGTMNYPLYEALLRFFVYDEITAEEFLNWLELLSVYYGPAEYTMYNFLDNHDVERFLGLVRDKRKYLCALTFLMTYKGIPAIYYGDEVGLENMNVPSMEVSRTPMKWDANKWDKELLKATKELISLRKTSKALQKGIFKPVKFKDKLLVYKRTLDNESILVAINYSEKKYHLSLPSSFELLFQNGSFNEANMQLGPFSSIVAKGL
- the trmBL1 gene encoding HTH-type sugar sensing transcriptional regulator TrmBL1, which gives rise to MKEEEIIEKLQKLGLTKYESLAYITLLKLGPSKATDITKESGIPHTRVYDVLSSLHRKGFVDIMHGTPRLYKPVNPEVVLEKIKEDLIADIEELKKAFLELYRSVHGEDLPEIWTIHGFDNTLERAEYIIRTAKYEVLINTPFEFLLLLKEEIKKRKDVVFVIISNFEEIPEWLEKDNIILARSGGAPWLMASWIIGDIDYALFFGALPRDRRKEKFYSFWAKSAKLIQNYMHWFYTIYLDNSTIIKPVNYDKLKKPLQLVNIRTLITLLKQTSLPREIEVIGKLVENKDTITLRGKVIEFEYTPLIASVVVDDGNKKWKVGGLGSYFEDVEGEKFILLD